From one Microbacter margulisiae genomic stretch:
- the pstS gene encoding phosphate ABC transporter substrate-binding protein PstS has protein sequence MKKIGLFLALALVIASCHSGKKNSVALSGAGSTFVMPFYTTAFQKYTPLTGVKISYGGVGSGAGIKSLKDRVVDFGASDAFMTDAQMAAMPAPVVEFPTCSGAVVMAFNLPGITTMKLTPEVLADIYLGKITNWNDPALAKINPGVKFPNLPITVVHRSDGSGTTNIFTNYLTKVSPEWKSKYGFGTTVNWPVGVGGKGNPGVAGTISQTTGAFGYVESTYAFAEKIPFASIKNQAGIFITPSFASTSAAGKGQMPQDTRIMITDSPDSAAYPIAGFTWVILYKEQHYNNRTLAQAQALLKLWDWMLDPDAQAVAQQIDYVPLPASVVALDKSILRTVTYDGKPILQ, from the coding sequence ATGAAAAAAATCGGTTTGTTTTTAGCTCTTGCGCTGGTTATCGCTTCTTGCCATAGTGGTAAAAAGAATTCAGTTGCTTTGTCGGGAGCGGGCTCAACCTTTGTTATGCCATTCTATACAACTGCATTTCAAAAGTATACTCCGCTGACTGGTGTGAAAATCTCTTATGGAGGTGTTGGCTCAGGTGCTGGTATCAAAAGTTTGAAAGATCGCGTTGTGGATTTTGGCGCCAGTGATGCATTTATGACCGATGCTCAAATGGCTGCAATGCCTGCACCGGTAGTAGAATTTCCAACTTGTAGCGGTGCTGTGGTTATGGCATTTAACCTGCCGGGCATTACAACAATGAAATTAACGCCTGAAGTATTGGCGGATATCTATTTAGGCAAAATCACAAACTGGAATGATCCTGCTTTGGCAAAAATCAATCCGGGCGTGAAATTCCCGAATTTGCCGATCACGGTAGTGCACCGTTCGGATGGTAGTGGTACTACAAATATTTTCACCAACTATCTGACTAAGGTAAGTCCTGAGTGGAAATCAAAATATGGTTTCGGAACAACCGTTAACTGGCCGGTAGGAGTAGGCGGTAAAGGAAATCCAGGTGTAGCAGGAACCATTAGCCAAACGACAGGAGCTTTCGGATATGTTGAATCAACCTATGCTTTTGCAGAAAAAATTCCTTTTGCATCCATCAAAAATCAGGCAGGCATTTTTATTACTCCGTCTTTTGCTTCAACAAGTGCAGCTGGAAAAGGCCAAATGCCTCAGGATACACGTATTATGATCACCGACTCTCCTGACTCAGCTGCCTATCCAATTGCAGGGTTTACCTGGGTGATTCTTTACAAGGAACAACATTACAACAACCGTACTTTAGCTCAGGCTCAGGCTCTGTTGAAATTGTGGGATTGGATGTTAGATCCGGATGCTCAGGCAGTTGCTCAACAAATTGATTATGTTCCGCTTCCTGCTTCAGTAGTTGCGCTGGATAAAAGTATTTTACGTACGGTAACCTATGACGGAAAACCAATTCTGCAATAA
- the phoU gene encoding phosphate signaling complex protein PhoU, protein MNTQKENALHDIREKFNDLSQLVLYQLDLLEKIINKGDPSIPDSLLEELNANEADIDLLEIQLGEEIIDTIVLQQPMASDLRQVIAINQMVSNLERIGDLVMNIVYFLPRIQNVEIYSKMSEVMGNMLMTSVSMVKRAIQSFTMNDKEDAIWTIKNDAIVDEMNRKLIKKTITRSNLPEETQQLLFAFINLNNIISNIERVGDHATNIAESSIYALEGKDLRHKKLENE, encoded by the coding sequence ATGAATACGCAAAAAGAAAACGCCCTGCACGATATCCGCGAAAAGTTTAACGATCTGTCACAGCTTGTCCTGTATCAGCTTGACTTACTGGAGAAGATTATTAATAAAGGTGATCCGTCAATTCCTGACAGTTTACTGGAAGAATTGAATGCAAACGAAGCTGATATTGATCTTCTCGAAATTCAGCTGGGCGAGGAAATTATTGATACAATTGTGTTGCAGCAACCTATGGCCTCTGATCTGCGCCAGGTCATTGCCATAAACCAAATGGTTTCCAACCTTGAACGGATAGGTGATCTGGTAATGAATATCGTTTATTTCCTTCCGAGGATCCAGAATGTTGAGATTTATTCCAAGATGTCTGAAGTGATGGGTAATATGTTGATGACCAGTGTCAGTATGGTAAAACGGGCTATCCAGTCGTTTACCATGAATGACAAGGAAGATGCCATCTGGACCATCAAGAATGATGCTATTGTAGACGAGATGAATCGCAAATTGATCAAGAAAACAATTACCAGAAGCAATCTGCCCGAAGAAACACAACAATTATTGTTTGCTTTCATCAACCTGAATAATATCATTTCGAATATCGAACGGGTTGGAGACCATGCTACCAATATCGCTGAATCATCAATTTATGCCTTGGAAGGGAAAGACCTTCGGCATAAAAAACTCGAGAACGAATGA
- the pstC gene encoding phosphate ABC transporter permease subunit PstC: MNSDKITKYVLFVTSFIILIVTGGMLYSLIQGSLPSFHTFGWKFIISPEWNPTKGNEHYGALAFILGTIYTSVLALLVALPMAFSTSLIVAEYFRNSWFANVVSTCVDLLAGIPSVIFGLWGFYALRPFIVHIGLTQQGFGVFTAGIVLAMMIIPYAASLSNSVIMMVPNELKEAAYSLGATRLEVIWNVILPNARSGITASYILAFGRALGETMAVTMLIGNANIVPKGLFSMGNTMASVIANEFGEANGLHLSSLIALGLILFVITALINAAGKYIIKKFA; the protein is encoded by the coding sequence ATGAACAGTGATAAAATAACGAAGTACGTTTTATTTGTTACGTCCTTTATTATATTGATTGTGACGGGCGGAATGCTTTATTCCCTGATACAGGGATCGCTTCCTTCTTTTCATACATTTGGATGGAAATTTATAATTTCTCCCGAATGGAATCCTACAAAGGGAAATGAGCATTATGGAGCATTGGCGTTTATCCTTGGAACTATATACACTTCCGTATTGGCTTTGCTGGTGGCTTTACCAATGGCATTTTCAACATCGTTGATTGTGGCCGAATATTTTCGGAACAGTTGGTTTGCGAATGTGGTAAGCACATGTGTTGATTTGCTGGCCGGTATCCCTTCCGTTATTTTTGGATTGTGGGGTTTCTATGCCTTGCGTCCGTTTATTGTGCATATTGGTCTGACTCAGCAGGGATTTGGTGTTTTCACTGCGGGGATTGTTTTGGCCATGATGATTATTCCATACGCAGCATCACTAAGTAATTCGGTCATTATGATGGTGCCGAATGAATTAAAGGAAGCCGCATATTCACTTGGAGCAACACGGCTTGAAGTGATTTGGAATGTAATTTTGCCTAATGCGCGTTCGGGTATTACGGCAAGTTATATTTTGGCCTTTGGACGCGCTTTAGGAGAAACCATGGCAGTAACTATGCTTATTGGAAATGCCAATATTGTGCCAAAAGGGCTATTCAGTATGGGGAATACGATGGCGAGTGTTATTGCCAATGAGTTCGGTGAAGCCAACGGGTTGCACCTGAGTTCTCTGATTGCACTTGGATTGATTTTGTTTGTGATTACGGCGCTTATTAATGCTGCCGGAAAATATATTATCAAAAAATTTGCCTAA
- a CDS encoding IS3 family transposase, which yields MSKTSTCGLLGVSRQVYYRYCRSKQKKQDKAEQVLAMVRSTRMAMPRIGFRKLYYLLYEPLRELHIGRDKFLSILKANHMLIKPKRNYRITTDSHHRFRKHKNLVADIELTHPEQVWVSDITYIGGRDRNCYLALVTDAYSKKIMGYDVSNSLSTEGSLRALNMAIRQKRYKNKLIHHSDRGLQYCSNDYQNVLKKKKIIPSMTEHYDPYANAIAERVNGILKQEFFLEDYLVDIKTMKLLVEDAVHIYNTQRPHWSCYMKTPEQMHCQKEIKIRNYKKQNLIKASLDKV from the coding sequence GTGAGCAAAACCTCCACCTGTGGATTGCTCGGGGTAAGTAGGCAGGTTTATTATCGTTATTGTAGGTCAAAACAGAAGAAACAGGATAAGGCAGAGCAAGTATTGGCTATGGTTCGTTCTACACGGATGGCGATGCCCCGAATAGGCTTCAGGAAGTTATATTATCTTCTTTATGAACCACTGAGAGAATTACATATTGGGCGTGACAAGTTTTTGTCTATACTAAAAGCTAATCACATGTTGATTAAACCAAAGAGAAATTATCGTATAACCACTGACTCGCACCATCGTTTTAGAAAACATAAGAATTTGGTGGCAGATATAGAACTGACCCATCCCGAACAGGTTTGGGTATCGGATATAACTTATATCGGGGGCAGGGACAGGAACTGTTATCTGGCATTAGTTACAGATGCATATTCCAAAAAGATAATGGGTTATGATGTTTCTAATAGCTTGTCCACTGAAGGTTCTTTGAGAGCATTAAACATGGCCATTAGGCAAAAGAGATATAAAAACAAACTGATCCACCATTCGGATAGAGGATTACAGTATTGCAGTAACGATTATCAAAATGTTTTGAAAAAGAAAAAGATCATACCAAGTATGACTGAGCATTATGACCCTTATGCCAATGCGATAGCTGAAAGGGTAAATGGGATATTAAAACAGGAGTTTTTTCTGGAGGATTATCTGGTAGATATCAAAACAATGAAATTGTTGGTAGAAGATGCTGTTCATATTTACAATACACAAAGGCCACACTGGTCTTGTTACATGAAAACACCTGAACAGATGCACTGCCAAAAAGAAATAAAAATTAGAAATTATAAAAAGCAAAACCTTATCAAGGCTAGCCTTGATAAGGTTTGA
- a CDS encoding TrpB-like pyridoxal phosphate-dependent enzyme, with protein sequence MKTTKKILLSEQEMPKAWYNIVADMKNKPLPMLNPGTKQPVKPEEMEPLFAKGLIEQEFTTERYVEIPDEVWQLYKIYRPSPLVRASGLEKALDTPAKIYFKNESVSPVGSHKLNSAIPQAYYNKIQGIKHITTETGAGQWGSAMSIACKHFGLDLQVYMVKVSYEQKPYRKFVMQTYGAEVIPSPSDRTAAGRALLAKDPNSSGSLGGAISEAVEAAVTHPDTRYTLGSVLNHVILHQTIIGLEAEKQMEMVGDYPDVVIGCFGGGSNFSGISFPFLRHNLVDGKNTRFIAAEPASCPKLTRGKFEYDFGDTIGMTPLIPMYTLGHDFQPADIHAGGLRYHGAGSIVSQLLKDGLIEAQAVQQLDTFEAGVLFARSEGIIPAPESTHAIAVAIQEALKAKEEGKEKIILFNLSGHGLIDMTAYDSYFSGKLSNYNVPEDMIMENVSKLEKLV encoded by the coding sequence ATGAAGACAACAAAAAAGATTTTATTATCGGAACAAGAGATGCCAAAAGCCTGGTATAACATTGTGGCAGACATGAAGAACAAGCCGTTGCCAATGTTAAATCCAGGGACAAAACAACCTGTGAAACCTGAAGAAATGGAGCCTCTTTTTGCTAAAGGGCTTATTGAACAAGAGTTTACAACCGAAAGATATGTTGAGATTCCTGATGAGGTATGGCAATTGTATAAAATCTATCGCCCTTCGCCTTTAGTTCGTGCTTCTGGCCTTGAGAAGGCGTTGGATACTCCTGCAAAGATTTATTTTAAAAACGAAAGTGTTAGTCCGGTAGGCTCTCATAAATTGAATTCCGCTATTCCGCAAGCTTACTATAATAAAATCCAGGGGATAAAACATATTACTACTGAAACCGGAGCAGGTCAGTGGGGAAGTGCAATGAGCATTGCATGCAAACATTTTGGCCTTGATTTGCAGGTGTATATGGTGAAAGTGAGTTACGAACAAAAACCTTATCGCAAATTCGTAATGCAAACCTATGGCGCTGAAGTGATTCCTTCTCCAAGTGACAGGACGGCTGCCGGAAGAGCATTACTGGCAAAAGATCCAAACAGTTCAGGTAGTTTGGGTGGCGCTATTTCCGAAGCTGTTGAGGCTGCCGTGACACATCCCGATACCCGTTATACGTTAGGCAGCGTGTTGAATCATGTTATTTTGCATCAGACGATTATCGGATTGGAAGCTGAGAAACAGATGGAAATGGTTGGTGATTATCCGGATGTGGTGATTGGATGTTTTGGAGGTGGTTCCAATTTTTCCGGAATCTCGTTTCCTTTCCTGCGTCATAATTTGGTGGATGGGAAAAATACGCGTTTTATCGCTGCCGAACCGGCTTCATGTCCTAAATTGACGCGGGGAAAATTTGAATATGACTTTGGCGATACCATTGGTATGACTCCCCTTATTCCAATGTATACATTGGGACATGATTTTCAACCGGCTGATATTCACGCTGGAGGTTTACGCTATCATGGTGCTGGATCCATTGTCAGCCAATTGCTGAAAGATGGATTGATTGAAGCGCAAGCGGTACAACAATTGGATACGTTCGAAGCAGGCGTTTTGTTTGCCCGTTCAGAAGGTATCATTCCTGCTCCTGAATCAACCCATGCCATTGCCGTTGCCATTCAGGAAGCTTTGAAAGCCAAGGAGGAAGGTAAGGAGAAAATCATTTTGTTCAATCTTTCAGGACATGGTTTAATTGATATGACTGCCTATGACAGTTATTTCTCTGGTAAATTATCAAACTACAATGTGCCGGAAGATATGATTATGGAAAATGTATCCAAGCTGGAAAAATTGGTCTGA
- a CDS encoding bifunctional folylpolyglutamate synthase/dihydrofolate synthase: MIYQETIEYLYHQLPVFERIGDSAYKAGLDRVMDMDRILNHPHQNYKTIHVAGTNGKGSTSHMLAAVLQAAGYKTGLYTSPHLKDFRERIRVNGEMITEQYVVDFVERYTSEFESLHPSFFELTMSMAFDYFAAQQVEIAVIEVGLGGRLDSTNIITPILSVITNISFDHQQFLGDTLEKIAAEKAGIMKPNVPVVIGEADGSVKNIFIQHASQVKSPLFFAQKMIQVSRGNDSDQFYTKELGNITMGLKGLYQEKNLATVLSSILLLNKQGISLPLQAIQKGIEHVTGLTGLQGRWQILQKNPLLICDTGHNEAGIRYVMQQLSQLPCRQLHIVFGMVNDKDHRKILPLLPQNALYYFTQAAIPRALPADELQQQAFLIGLKGTAFPSVQEAIQAAKSAAKEGDVIFVGGSSYVVAEAL; this comes from the coding sequence ATGATTTATCAGGAAACAATTGAATATCTTTATCATCAGCTTCCCGTGTTTGAGCGTATCGGAGATTCTGCCTATAAGGCCGGCCTTGATAGGGTGATGGACATGGATCGTATTTTGAACCATCCACATCAAAACTATAAGACTATCCATGTTGCAGGAACGAACGGGAAAGGATCTACTTCTCATATGCTGGCTGCTGTTTTGCAAGCGGCTGGTTATAAAACAGGGCTTTACACATCGCCGCATCTGAAGGATTTTCGTGAACGCATCCGGGTCAACGGCGAAATGATTACCGAACAATATGTTGTTGATTTTGTTGAACGTTATACTTCCGAATTTGAATCTCTGCATCCTTCGTTTTTTGAATTAACCATGTCGATGGCTTTTGATTATTTTGCTGCCCAACAGGTAGAGATTGCTGTGATTGAAGTTGGTCTGGGTGGCCGGTTGGATAGTACGAATATCATTACTCCCATTTTGAGTGTGATCACAAACATTAGCTTCGATCATCAACAATTTCTTGGAGACACACTTGAAAAAATTGCAGCAGAGAAAGCCGGCATTATGAAACCAAATGTTCCTGTGGTGATCGGAGAAGCAGACGGGAGTGTGAAAAACATTTTTATCCAACATGCTTCGCAAGTAAAGTCACCTCTTTTCTTTGCTCAGAAAATGATACAGGTATCGCGGGGTAATGATTCTGATCAATTTTATACCAAAGAGTTGGGTAATATTACAATGGGACTAAAAGGCCTGTATCAGGAGAAGAATCTTGCGACTGTCCTTTCAAGTATTTTGTTGTTGAATAAGCAAGGTATAAGTTTGCCTCTTCAGGCTATTCAAAAAGGTATTGAACATGTTACCGGATTGACCGGATTGCAGGGCCGCTGGCAGATATTGCAGAAAAATCCCTTGCTAATTTGTGATACAGGACACAATGAAGCCGGAATCCGATATGTAATGCAACAGCTTTCGCAGTTACCGTGCAGGCAATTGCATATTGTTTTTGGAATGGTAAATGATAAGGATCATCGTAAGATTTTACCTCTTTTGCCACAAAATGCACTTTATTATTTTACACAGGCGGCTATTCCAAGAGCACTTCCTGCTGATGAATTGCAACAGCAAGCCTTCTTAATCGGGTTAAAGGGTACAGCTTTCCCTTCTGTGCAAGAAGCTATTCAAGCAGCTAAAAGTGCTGCAAAAGAGGGAGATGTTATTTTTGTAGGAGGGAGTAGTTATGTTGTTGCTGAGGCTCTTTGA
- the pstA gene encoding phosphate ABC transporter permease PstA, whose amino-acid sequence MDTSIFQRGKTETKSAHLVRSWKNKIFFSVVLLFALITISIVFLIIGTLVAKGYRQINWSFFTQVAPDTFDAMMANASGRLIPGGILNGITGSIFLVAIASILAIPIGVIIGIFLYENPHKRYANLIRDIADVLQGVPSIVIGLIVYLWVVVSVTKGYSALAGSVALAIMMLPLIIRSTEESMKMVPESLKEAAVALGTPYYKVILRVLIPSSFSGLITGILLAVSRVLGETAPLLLTTLGNSSVNWNLSKPISAVPLLIWQFYNDPNMVNMIWSSSLFLMAFVLILNILSKWIAAKKSIQ is encoded by the coding sequence ATGGATACATCAATTTTTCAGAGAGGAAAAACAGAAACAAAATCTGCTCATTTGGTACGAAGCTGGAAGAATAAAATCTTTTTCAGCGTTGTGCTTTTATTTGCCCTGATTACCATATCCATTGTCTTTTTGATTATCGGGACTTTGGTGGCAAAAGGCTACCGGCAGATTAATTGGAGCTTCTTTACCCAAGTGGCTCCTGATACGTTTGATGCCATGATGGCAAATGCAAGCGGAAGACTCATCCCTGGTGGAATCCTGAACGGAATTACCGGATCTATATTTTTGGTTGCTATTGCTTCTATTCTTGCTATTCCCATAGGAGTAATCATAGGAATATTTTTATACGAAAATCCTCACAAACGGTATGCGAATCTCATTCGTGACATAGCGGATGTTTTGCAAGGCGTTCCATCAATTGTTATCGGGTTAATTGTTTATCTTTGGGTGGTTGTTTCGGTGACGAAAGGATACTCGGCGTTGGCAGGAAGCGTGGCATTGGCAATTATGATGTTGCCTCTTATCATCCGATCTACCGAAGAGTCGATGAAGATGGTTCCCGAATCGTTGAAAGAGGCAGCTGTTGCACTGGGAACACCTTATTATAAAGTGATTCTCAGAGTACTGATTCCTTCGAGTTTCAGCGGATTAATCACCGGTATATTGCTTGCTGTTTCGCGTGTTTTGGGAGAAACAGCACCATTATTGCTGACTACGTTGGGAAACTCTTCCGTCAACTGGAATCTTTCTAAACCTATAAGCGCTGTGCCCTTGCTGATATGGCAATTTTATAATGATCCGAATATGGTAAACATGATTTGGAGTTCGTCGCTCTTTTTAATGGCATTTGTTCTGATTCTGAACATCCTGTCAAAATGGATTGCGGCAAAAAAGAGTATTCAATAA
- the pstB gene encoding phosphate ABC transporter ATP-binding protein PstB yields MINEPNVTPEPTILSFDNLSIAYDKDKYAVKNVSAEVHKNSITAIMGPSGCGKTTLLRAINRMHELYPNISTEGKINLYGDNIYEMSTIELRRKIGMVFQRPNPFPTMSIYENVIAGYKLNGIHLKRSERDEIVESTLRDVALWEEVKSALHKKGTFLSGGQQQRLCVARALAFKPEVILLDEPTSALDPISTAKIEDLLVDLKKHYTIILVTHNMSQAARISDYSMFMYLGQLIEYEDTKTMFTNPKDSRTEGYLTGKFG; encoded by the coding sequence ATGATAAACGAACCGAATGTAACACCGGAGCCAACGATCCTGTCGTTTGACAATTTATCCATTGCATACGATAAGGATAAGTATGCAGTCAAAAATGTTTCGGCTGAAGTACATAAAAATTCTATCACAGCCATTATGGGTCCTTCGGGGTGTGGTAAAACAACCCTTTTACGGGCAATTAACAGGATGCATGAGTTATATCCTAATATCTCAACAGAAGGGAAGATCAATCTATACGGCGATAATATTTATGAAATGTCAACCATTGAATTGCGCCGTAAAATCGGGATGGTTTTTCAACGCCCAAATCCGTTTCCGACAATGAGTATTTATGAAAATGTAATTGCAGGTTATAAATTGAATGGTATTCATTTGAAACGTTCCGAGCGTGATGAAATTGTGGAATCGACACTGCGTGATGTTGCCTTATGGGAAGAAGTGAAAAGTGCTTTGCATAAAAAAGGAACATTTCTTTCAGGTGGTCAGCAACAACGCCTTTGTGTTGCCCGTGCACTGGCATTCAAACCAGAAGTGATCTTATTAGACGAACCAACCTCGGCGCTTGATCCGATTTCAACGGCCAAAATTGAAGATTTGCTGGTTGATTTGAAAAAGCATTATACCATTATCCTGGTGACTCACAATATGTCTCAGGCTGCCCGTATTTCCGATTATTCCATGTTTATGTATCTTGGACAATTGATTGAATATGAAGATACAAAAACGATGTTTACCAATCCGAAAGATTCCCGTACCGAAGGTTATTTAACCGGAAAGTTTGGTTGA